A single window of Nicotiana sylvestris chromosome 3, ASM39365v2, whole genome shotgun sequence DNA harbors:
- the LOC104250053 gene encoding dihydropyrimidine dehydrogenase (NADP(+)), chloroplastic: MASLGLAQRIRIGLDGNSGAEFPMMGRPRRSLSSNYGRNRVGFRIMASAVEPDLSVTVNGLKMPNPFVIGSGPPGTNYTVMKRAFDEGWGGVIAKTVSLEADKVKNVTPRYAKLRAGSNGSAKGQIIGWQNIELISDRPLETMLKEFRQLKEEYPDRILIASIMEEYNKAAWEELIYKVEETGIDAIEINFSCPHGMPERRMGAAVGQDCDLLEEVCGWINAVATVPVWAKMTPNITDITKPARVSLNQGCEGVSAINTIMSVMGINLNTLRPEPCVEGYSTPGGYSAKAVHPIALAKVMNIAQMMKSEFGDKDYSLSAIGGVETGGDAAEFILLGANTVQVCTGVMMHGYGLVKTLCSELKDFMRKHNFSSIEDFRGSSLEYFTTHTDLVKRQQEAIRQRKAIKKGLQSDKDWTGDGFVQETESMVSN, from the exons ATGGCATCACTTGGGTTGGCTCAACGAATTAGAATTGGACTTGATGGTAACTCGGGTGCTGAATTCCCTATGATGGGTCGGCCCCGTAGGTCCTTGAGCTCGAATTACGGTAGAAACCGAGTTGGGTTCAGAATTATGGCCTCAGCTGTGGAGCCCGATCTCAGCGTCACTGTTAACGGTTTGAAAATGCCCAACCCATTCGTTATCGGGTCGGGTCCTCCTGGGACCAACTATACTGTGATGAAAAGAGCCTTTGATGAAGGCTGGGGTGGTGTTATCGCCAAAACG GTGTCTTTGGAAGCCGataaagttaaaaatgtgacCCCAAGATATGCTAAATTAAGAGCAGGATCAAATGGTTCTGCCAAAGGACAAATTATCGGGTGGCAGAATATTGAGCTCATAAGTGATCGACCTCTTGAAACAATGCTGAAAGAGTTTAGGCAATTGAAAGAAGAGTATCCGGATAGGATACTTATTGCTTCTATCATGGAAGAGTACAACAAAGCTGCTTGGGAGGAACTTATTTACAAAGTTGAGGAAACTGGAATT GATGCCATTGAGATCAACTTCTCATGCCCTCATGGTATGCCAGAACGTAGAATGGGTGCTGCTGTTGGTCAAGATTGCGATCTCTTGGAGGAGGTTTGTGGCTGGATTAATGCTGTAGCCACAGTTCCAGTTTGGGCAAAGATGACCCCTAATATCACCGACATTACAAAG CCGGCTAGGGTGTCTCTTAACCAAGGGTGCGAGGGAGTATCTGCCATAAATACAATCATGAGTGTTATGGGAATCAATCTTAACACCTTAAGGCCCGAGCCTTGTGTTGAGGG ATACTCAACTCCTGGAGGCTACTCAGCAAAGGCAGTGCACCCGATTGCTCTTGCAAAAGTAATGAACATTGCACAGATGATGAAGTCAGAATTTGGAGATAAGGACTATTCACTCTCTGCTATTGGGGGAGTCGAGACAGGTGGTGATGCTGCTGAGTTTATTCTTCTCGGAGCAAATACTGTACAG GTTTGTACCGGTGTCATGATGCATGGATATGGACTTGTGAAAACGTTGTGCTCTGAGCTGAAAGATTTCATGAGAAAGCACAATTTTTCGTCAATAGAAGATTTTAGGGG GTCGTCACTTGAGTACTTCACAACCCACACGGATTTGGTTAAAAGGCAACAAGAAGCAATACGCCAAAGGAAAGCCATTAAGAAAGGTTTACAATCAGACAAAGACTGGACAGGAGATGGTTTTGTGCAAGAAACTGAAAGCATGGTTTCCAACTAG